The DNA window AATAAATGAAGTTCAAGTAAAAAATCAGGCTATTTGGAAGCAGAAGCCACCAACCTGAGCAGTCCATGATCTTGGAGAACTTTCAAATGGAGGACCATGTCCTGGTCTATCGCTACCATACGAATAGGGAGCTCGGTCCAAATTTGGTGGACCACTGCGATCCATACCATATGAAAATGGAGGCTGGTGATCTAAGGGGTGGGAGGGAATAGCAGAGCGATCCATGCCTTGGAAAGGTCCAACAGGAGAAGGGTAAGGACCTGGAGAGGTCGGATTAGGTCTTGGCCTAAACTGAGGGGGATGCATTTCTGGAAATGGGGGTGGTGGATAGGGCAAGGGAGCAGTGTTTGAGAATGGTGGCTTCACTGGAAATATAGTGTCCCGAAGTCTGCTTGTTATTTGAAATAGAGCATCCCGTACAGCTTGCAAGCTGCCAAGAACCTGCAAAAAAGCAACTCTTCAGAATTCTGAAACAGACTCGTGTAGAAACAATACATAGAAGGATATAAGGTAAAATTGATAACATAGGACCGTGTCATATCACAATCATAAAGAGACTGATTTTAATATGCCATCAAAACGAGAAGTCAAGGCTAACAGCCAATCCCTTCAACTGGTATGATTTCAATATCAGTTGCAAACTTGCAAGATAGAGGCATGCTATTTTAGGCATTCCTTGTGCTAGTGTGAAATTTATTCCCTTGAACAACCATCTATCTAAAAGAAtttagaattagttctgaatgGTAGAAATTTATGTTATCAATTCAGAAACagctaaaaattaaaaggaacaTTTTTGTTAACATGGAACAAGCTATACAAGATTACTGTAGCCTAACTGGCGCAAAACCACTTGTTTCAAGGGCAAGGCCTAGGTTCAATCAGGGTACACGGAGCATTGTaggtttatttaataaaaggaGGAAGATTTTATTCtgagagaaaagagggagaagATAATAAGGCATGCTAATTACCTGAACTACTTCTTCAGTTTGAGAACCATACTTTGAAGCTTGCTCCTTTGGAAATATGCATATACTAGCACCAGTAACATGTCTCATTTCATTTATGATCTTGCCTCCTTTACCCAACAAAACACCTATCTGTTGTGGATGCACAAGAAGCCGAGCAACAATTCTGGCACCACgctcaaatccaatctctgCAATTCTGGATTGCACACGAATAACAGCATCCTGAGCGGGAGAATGTCTTTGTTCTGAATTCTGAAAGCGGTCAAACCACTTAAATTGTTAGGAAACCAGAGACTTGGCACATCCCACAAATCTACATAAGGTTCTTATGCTAACAAAACACCCAAATGCCAAAGGTACAATGGCCCTACCCACTTCCACATGATATGCGACCCACCCAGCAAAAGCGATGGAATATCTATATGATAAGACTTAGAAGACTATCCTTAACTATAAAGGAACTCTGAATTCCTAAGGGAGATGAAGAGTTTGATATCAGGTTGATCATAACACTGCATTTATCCAAGATATTCTGCTACGAAACACCATTCATTCAGAGGTCATGATAGTAAAAGTCATAATATGATATCATTGTTTGAGTTGAAGAAATGTCCGAGTCCTAATGACCAATATGCAAGAACAGTTAAGCTCTCCAAACTAATAAAATAGTACAGGTCAAGACAGTAAAATCCCCATGCCTCTCTTGCAGATATGACAACCACACGTTCATCTGAATCAGATACACCTTCAGCAATTTTGATAGATGCACCCGTCTCATTTTGCAAAGCCCGTACTACAGAGCCACCTTTCCCTATCAAACTGCCAACTTTATCAGCCTGGCATAACAGCCTAAATACAACATCCTCTTCAAAATTAGGAGAATACCCTCTTGGATGATAGTCTGCAGCATGATTACCAGGTCCATAACCCCACGGATGCAAGTCACCTTGCGCAGGCATGGCATTTCCATGGAATCCCGCTGCGCCAAAATTGGCAGTTTCTGCTCTCGGGCTATCTTGAAGACAACTTGAAACAGACAAGAGTGCTTTCTTAACAGCTGAAAAACTTCCAGTAATCTGCAGAGCAGAACTACACTCAGAAATAGTATACACAACTACAGTATCTTGAATTAAAGTACTGCAAGTCACAGAAACTAACAACAAATCCCATGTATAGAATGAAAATGGTTGATTACCAAACAATTACTGCATGATATATACTTTGTTAAACTCATAAACCATGACATTTGTGGATTGCACTAAAAGAATCACCAAGTAGTTCCAAACTTGATTCCAATGCATTAAATCATTCAATCATTGATTATCAAACTATCATTGCAAGAATTTAACATTGTTGACCTCATAAAGCAAGACATTAACTGAACTAcagcaaattaatatataaagcGCAAAACTTTACCAGTAAATTACACATCAATCGTTGCAAGACCAAAACTTTATTCAAACTCAAAATTACTTACCAGAATCAATTCATCACCAGGAGAAGCACAAGCAGGAATTTGCTCGCGATTCGAAACCCTAACTTGTGCTCCACTCTCCACTCTAATTTTCTCCAAAACCTTTGAGAAACTCCCTCCCTGATTACTACCACCACTACCAATCAGAACCTTACACGTCACCACCACAGCTTCGCTTAACTCCTCCTCACTATCCCCTTTCACTATCTTCTCAAAAACCCTAACCACCGCTTTCTTCACTGGACCCCACCCCTCCtcttcaccaccaccaccagaacTGCACTCTCCGTCATTGGCATCTTCTTTGCTGTGATCGGAGGTGGCGGTGTTGGAGTCGTCTGATTTGGGGACTTTGCCACTGTTCAGGGTAATGAGGATTATGCGGTCTTCACAATAGGGAATGTGAGGGTCGTCAAGGAGGCGGATTTTGGCGCCGGTGAGAGATTGGATGTGACGGACGGTGGAGCCGCCTTTGCCGATGACGGCGCCGGTTTTTAGTGAGGGGCAGAGGATCCGGATTTGTGTGGGCTCGGTTTGGGAGCGTTTGGTGGGAGTTATTGGAGGAGTGTCCATCTTGCAGCGCCTCACTGACCGTGCACAGTGAGTCAGCTAAACAGCACAAGTTGGGtcctttttaaaatttcagGGAATTTATGTGCTTGATGTAAATAAATAACGTCTTCTTGgttctaaattataatttcttgaatttctaaaaaattatggcCACAGCTGCATACTTTATAGTTATACTTACAA is part of the Populus alba chromosome 10, ASM523922v2, whole genome shotgun sequence genome and encodes:
- the LOC118060188 gene encoding KH domain-containing protein HEN4 isoform X1, coding for MDTPPITPTKRSQTEPTQIRILCPSLKTGAVIGKGGSTVRHIQSLTGAKIRLLDDPHIPYCEDRIILITLNSGKVPKSDDSNTATSDHSKEDANDGECSSGGGGEEEGWGPVKKAVVRVFEKIVKGDSEEELSEAVVVTCKVLIGSGGSNQGGSFSKVLEKIRVESGAQVRVSNREQIPACASPGDELILITGSFSAVKKALLSVSSCLQDSPRAETANFGAAGFHGNAMPAQGDLHPWGYGPGNHAADYHPRGYSPNFEEDVVFRLLCQADKVGSLIGKGGSVVRALQNETGASIKIAEGVSDSDERVVVISARENSEQRHSPAQDAVIRVQSRIAEIGFERGARIVARLLVHPQQIGVLLGKGGKIINEMRHVTGASICIFPKEQASKYGSQTEEVVQVLGSLQAVRDALFQITSRLRDTIFPVKPPFSNTAPLPYPPPPFPEMHPPQFRPRPNPTSPGPYPSPVGPFQGMDRSAIPSHPLDHQPPFSYGMDRSGPPNLDRAPYSYGSDRPGHGPPFESSPRSWTAQPFSNGNLRGGADLGSGSVARNGHPASSGSLAPSMGSTSVEVIIPQKLLTHVYGESNSNLTQIRQISGANVLIHDPKPGATEGVVVVSGTSDQMRAAQSLIHAFILYGQTIH
- the LOC118060188 gene encoding KH domain-containing protein HEN4 isoform X2 produces the protein MDTPPITPTKRSQTEPTQIRILCPSLKTGAVIGKGGSTVRHIQSLTGAKIRLLDDPHIPYCEDRIILITLNSGKVPKSDDSNTATSDHSKEDANDGECSSGGGGEEEGWGPVKKAVVRVFEKIVKGDSEEELSEAVVVTCKVLIGSGGSNQGGSFSKVLEKIRVESGAQVRVSNREQIPACASPGDELILITGSFSAVKKALLSVSSCLQDSPRAETANFGAAGFHGNAMPAQGDLHPWGYGPGNHAADYHPRGYSPNFEEDVVFRLLCQADKVGSLIGKGGSVVRALQNETGASIKIAEGVSDSDERVVVISARENSEQRHSPAQDAVIRVQSRIAEIGFERGARIVARLLVHPQQIGVLLGKGGKIINEMRHVTGASICIFPKEQASKYGSQTEEVVQVLGSLQAVRDALFQITSRLRDTIFPVKPPFSNTAPLPYPPPPFPEMHPPQFRPRPNPTSPGPYPSPVGPFQGMDRSAIPSHPLDHQPPFSYGMDRSGPPNLDRAPYSYGSDRPGHGPPFESSPRSWTAQPFSNGNLRGGADLGSGSVARNGHPASGSLAPSMGSTSVEVIIPQKLLTHVYGESNSNLTQIRQISGANVLIHDPKPGATEGVVVVSGTSDQMRAAQSLIHAFILYGQTIH